A window of Emcibacter sp. SYSU 3D8 genomic DNA:
TGCATGGGGGAATTCACGCCGAGCCGACCGGTTACACGCCCGCGCCGAATAGGGCTATAATAGCATGCCTGCGCGGGATTTTCCGCGTTCCCTCTTGAGCGGCGCGCCGGAAGGCACACTTACAGACAATGTCGAAGCAAACCTTTACCCGAGTGCGCTCCCGCAAGCCCGATTACCTCCGCGGCAAGTTGCTGCTGGCCATGCCGAACATGGGAGATCCGCGTTTCGAACGCAGCGTGATCTGTCTGTGCGAACATTCCGAGGAAGGGGCAATGGGAATCATCGTCAACCAGCCGGCGGAGCACATCGCCTTTCCCGAACTGATGGACCAGCTGGAAATCCCCGCGCCGCCCAACTGCGCGCAGGTCGGCGTCTTCACCGGCGGACCGGTCGAGCCGAATCGCGGCTTCGTGCTGCATTCGGCCGATTATTTGCACGACACGTCGCTGATCGTATCGGAGCTGGTGGCGCTGAGCGCCACCGTCGACATCCTGAAGGCTCTCGCCCACGGTACCGGGCCACAGCACAGCCTGCTGGCGCTGGGCTATGCGGGCTGGGGACCGGGACAACTGGAAGCCGAGATTCAGGAAAACGCCTGGCTGCACACGGAAGCGGACCCGGACCTGCTCTTCGGCACCGAAGCCACGCTGAAATGGCCGCTTGCCATGGCCAAGCTGGGCATCGACCTGTCCATGCTGTCAACCCAGGCCGGCCACGCCTGAGCGGTCAGGCCGCGAAGCGCTTCGTGATCGTGTCGTAGTCCGGCAGCTTCTTCAGCGGGCCGACGGCGGCAATGGTGGGTTTGCCTTCGGTAAGCAGCAGACCGGCCATCTCCCTCACCGCCTCGGGCGTTACCGCGTCGATGCGGGCGACGATTTCCTCGAGCGGGATCACCCGGCCGAACATCAGCAACTGGCGCGCCATCTGTTCGACCCGGCTGGACGAGCTTTCCAGCGCCATCAGGGTGCCGGCCTTGATCTGGGCGCGGGCACGGGCGAATTCACGCGGCTCGACCTTGTCGCCCATCTTGCGAACCTCGTCGCCGATTACCGTCACCAGCTCGCCGATCTGGTCCGGGCTGGTGCCCGCATAGATGCCGAACATGCCGCCATCCGCCAGCGCGGCGGTGAACGAATAGACCGAATAGGCAAGGCCCCGATTCTCGCGCACCTCCTGGAACAGCCGCGACGACATGCCGTCTCCAAGGACGGTCGACATCAACTGCATGGCAAAGAACCGGTCGTCGAGGAACGACACGCCGGGGAAACCGAAGGTCAGGTGAACCTGCTCGAACTTGCGGTTGCAGCGCGCTTCACCGCCCCGGTATTCGGCCAGCGGCAGCGCCTCGGGCGCGCCCGGCTTGAGATCGCCGAATTGCTGCGCGGCGAGATCGACCAGCCGGGCGTGATCGACGGCGCCCGCGGCCGCGACCACCATGGTGTCGGCGGCATAATGGCGTCCCATATAGCCCGCCAGTGACTCACGCGAGAAGCCCGAGACCGTCTCGATGGTGCCGAGGATCGAGCGGCCCACGGACTGGTCGGGATAGGCGGCTTCCTGCAGCAGGTCGAACACCAGATCGTCCGGCGTGTCCTGGACCTCACCGATCTCCTGGATGACCACGCCGCGCTCGCGCTCAAGTTCGACCGGATCGAAGGTCGAGCGCTGCAAAATGTCGCCCAGCAGGTCGACGGCGAGCGGCACGTCCTCGCCCAGCACGCGGGCGTAATATGCGGTCTGCTCACGCGATGTGTAGGCATTCAGGTGGCCGCCCACGTCCTCGATGGCTTCGGCGATGTCGCGGGCCGAGCGGCTCGCTGTGCCCTTGAAGGCCATGTGCTCGAGCATGTGGGAGACGCCGTTCTGCTCGGCGGATTCGGCGCGCGCGCCGACGCC
This region includes:
- a CDS encoding YqgE/AlgH family protein; the encoded protein is MSKQTFTRVRSRKPDYLRGKLLLAMPNMGDPRFERSVICLCEHSEEGAMGIIVNQPAEHIAFPELMDQLEIPAPPNCAQVGVFTGGPVEPNRGFVLHSADYLHDTSLIVSELVALSATVDILKALAHGTGPQHSLLALGYAGWGPGQLEAEIQENAWLHTEADPDLLFGTEATLKWPLAMAKLGIDLSMLSTQAGHA
- a CDS encoding pitrilysin family protein, which gives rise to MSVEITTLPNGLRVVSETMDRLQTASIGVWVGVGARAESAEQNGVSHMLEHMAFKGTASRSARDIAEAIEDVGGHLNAYTSREQTAYYARVLGEDVPLAVDLLGDILQRSTFDPVELERERGVVIQEIGEVQDTPDDLVFDLLQEAAYPDQSVGRSILGTIETVSGFSRESLAGYMGRHYAADTMVVAAAGAVDHARLVDLAAQQFGDLKPGAPEALPLAEYRGGEARCNRKFEQVHLTFGFPGVSFLDDRFFAMQLMSTVLGDGMSSRLFQEVRENRGLAYSVYSFTAALADGGMFGIYAGTSPDQIGELVTVIGDEVRKMGDKVEPREFARARAQIKAGTLMALESSSSRVEQMARQLLMFGRVIPLEEIVARIDAVTPEAVREMAGLLLTEGKPTIAAVGPLKKLPDYDTITKRFAA